The following coding sequences are from one Leclercia sp. AS011 window:
- the pspG gene encoding envelope stress response protein PspG produces MLELLFVIGFFVMLLVTGVSLLGIIAALVVATVVMFIGGLFALMLKLLPWLLLAVAVVWAIRAIKSPKIPRYQRNNRFRY; encoded by the coding sequence ATGCTGGAACTACTTTTTGTGATTGGATTTTTTGTCATGCTGTTGGTAACCGGCGTCTCGCTGCTGGGGATTATTGCCGCGCTGGTGGTCGCCACCGTGGTGATGTTTATCGGCGGCTTGTTTGCCCTGATGCTGAAACTGCTGCCGTGGTTGCTGTTGGCCGTAGCGGTGGTGTGGGCGATACGGGCGATTAAATCGCCAAAAATCCCACGCTATCAGCGCAATAACCGCTTTCGTTACTAA
- the dusA gene encoding tRNA dihydrouridine(20/20a) synthase DusA, whose amino-acid sequence MSSENSSIYPAHRFSIAPMLDWTDRHCRYFLRQLSRHTLLYTEMVTTGAIIHGKGDYLAFSEEEHPVALQLGGSDPAALAHCAKLAEERGYDEINLNVGCPSDRVQNGMFGACLMGNAQLVADCVKAMRDVVSIPVTVKTRIGIDDQDSYEFLCDFIGTVAGKGECEMFIIHARKAWLSGLSPKENREIPPLDYPRVYQLKRDFPQLTMSINGGIKSLDEAKAHLQHMDGVMVGREAYQNPGVLAAVDREIFGVDSADRDPVSVVRAMYPYIERELSNGTYLGHVTRHMLGLFQGIPGARQWRRYLSENAHKAGADIEVLEQALRLVADKR is encoded by the coding sequence ATGTCGTCAGAAAACTCGTCCATCTATCCTGCTCACCGTTTTTCCATCGCGCCGATGCTCGACTGGACTGACAGACACTGCCGCTACTTCCTGCGTCAGCTGTCGCGCCATACTCTGCTCTATACCGAGATGGTGACCACCGGGGCGATTATTCATGGTAAGGGCGACTACCTCGCATTCAGCGAAGAAGAGCATCCGGTGGCGTTGCAGCTTGGCGGCAGCGATCCGGCCGCGCTGGCGCACTGCGCGAAGCTGGCAGAAGAACGCGGCTACGACGAGATTAACCTCAACGTCGGCTGCCCTTCCGATCGCGTGCAGAACGGCATGTTTGGTGCCTGCCTGATGGGTAACGCGCAGCTGGTGGCCGACTGCGTGAAAGCGATGCGCGATGTGGTCTCCATTCCGGTGACGGTCAAAACCCGTATCGGCATCGACGATCAGGACAGCTACGAATTTCTCTGTGACTTCATCGGCACGGTGGCCGGCAAGGGCGAGTGCGAGATGTTTATCATCCATGCCCGCAAAGCCTGGCTCTCTGGCCTGAGCCCGAAAGAGAACCGTGAGATCCCGCCTCTGGATTACCCGCGCGTGTATCAGCTGAAGCGCGATTTCCCGCAGCTGACCATGTCGATCAACGGCGGTATCAAGTCTCTGGATGAGGCCAAAGCCCATTTACAGCATATGGACGGCGTGATGGTGGGCCGTGAGGCGTACCAGAATCCGGGCGTGCTGGCAGCGGTGGATCGCGAAATCTTTGGTGTGGATAGCGCCGACCGCGACCCGGTGTCGGTGGTGCGGGCCATGTATCCCTACATTGAGCGCGAGCTGAGCAACGGCACGTATCTGGGCCACGTGACCCGCCACATGCTCGGTCTGTTCCAGGGGATCCCGGGGGCGCGCCAGTGGCGTCGTTATCTGAGTGAAAACGCCCATAAGGCGGGAGCCGATATCGAGGTGCTGGAGCAGGCGCTGCGTCTGGTGGCTGACAAGCGATAA
- a CDS encoding conjugal transfer protein TraF: MKIIFKFSVAGIATGILLANQAGAANTWTEARGDAMGGTGVASAHYSSGVLINPALLAKSKAEDDVAIIFPSVGAQISDKDNLQDKIDEISDEIANDREMIDDLTVARILADPQGTLSELQSAAGSLADQLEFLEGKTAHGNAGAGIAVSIPGSGLSLAFVAKANAHGRISSEIDPQDIDFLRRLQGNTGMTNQMALGAARNGSDVITRNLNSVALGRAAIVSDYGVAVARQFDFNGLPVSVGVTPKLQQTWLYNYTTSIYTYDSGDFNSSRNRNDDTSFNVDVGVAVDFGENWTVGLSGQNLFSRDIDTKDIRILNGRTGQEVSYRDTWQIRPLVTAGVAWHTGLLTLSADGDLTETRGFKSEEDSQYIGVGAEVSLLGWLAVRGGFRGDVKGNDSNVFTGGFGFSPFNTVHIDLTGIYGEDETWGAGAQFSVTF, encoded by the coding sequence GTGAAAATAATATTCAAATTTTCTGTGGCTGGAATTGCCACCGGTATCCTTTTGGCTAATCAGGCTGGAGCAGCAAATACCTGGACGGAAGCACGCGGCGATGCCATGGGTGGGACGGGCGTTGCCTCGGCGCATTATAGCAGCGGGGTGCTGATCAACCCGGCCCTGCTGGCAAAATCGAAAGCTGAAGATGACGTCGCCATTATTTTTCCTTCGGTGGGGGCGCAAATCAGCGATAAGGACAATCTGCAGGACAAGATCGATGAAATCAGCGATGAGATCGCTAACGATCGGGAGATGATCGACGATCTGACCGTGGCGAGGATCCTGGCCGATCCGCAGGGGACGCTGAGTGAGCTTCAGAGTGCCGCTGGCAGTCTGGCGGATCAGCTGGAATTCCTTGAAGGCAAAACCGCACACGGCAATGCGGGGGCAGGGATAGCCGTCAGCATTCCGGGGTCGGGGCTGTCACTGGCGTTTGTCGCTAAAGCCAATGCCCACGGGCGGATCAGCTCGGAGATCGACCCGCAGGATATCGATTTTCTGCGCAGGTTACAGGGCAATACAGGGATGACCAACCAGATGGCGCTCGGCGCGGCGCGGAACGGCAGCGACGTGATTACCCGCAACCTTAACTCCGTCGCCCTGGGCAGGGCGGCGATCGTCTCCGATTACGGCGTGGCGGTTGCCCGTCAGTTTGATTTCAACGGCCTGCCGGTCTCGGTTGGCGTGACGCCAAAACTGCAGCAAACCTGGCTCTACAACTACACCACCTCCATCTATACCTACGACAGCGGCGACTTTAACAGCAGCCGCAACCGCAATGACGATACCAGCTTTAACGTTGATGTCGGCGTCGCGGTCGACTTCGGCGAAAACTGGACGGTCGGCCTGAGCGGGCAGAATCTGTTCTCACGTGACATTGACACCAAAGACATCCGCATTCTTAACGGCCGTACCGGGCAGGAGGTGAGCTATCGGGACACCTGGCAGATCCGCCCCCTGGTCACGGCGGGGGTAGCATGGCATACCGGCCTGCTCACTCTTAGCGCCGATGGCGATCTGACCGAAACCCGGGGCTTCAAAAGTGAAGAGGACTCGCAGTATATCGGGGTAGGGGCAGAGGTTTCCCTGCTGGGCTGGCTGGCGGTACGCGGCGGCTTTCGCGGGGACGTGAAGGGCAACGACAGTAACGTCTTCACCGGCGGTTTCGGCTTCTCTCCCTTTAACACCGTGCATATCGATCTGACCGGCATCTACGGCGAGGATGAAACCTGGGGTGCCGGGGCGCAATTCAGCGTCACCTTCTGA
- a CDS encoding cupin domain-containing protein: MKRPDCIRHWREVEGADDSTYPDSPERFAIGAPLARALGLGRLGIHHERLPPGRRTSYPHAESDEEEFIFVLEGYPEAWINGYLWKLEPGDSVGFPAGTGVCHTFINNTSEEVRLLVVGEANKKHNRIYYPLNAVYAATREDRWIDHPPQFFGPHDGKPGQK; the protein is encoded by the coding sequence ATGAAAAGACCGGACTGCATTCGACACTGGCGTGAAGTAGAAGGCGCTGACGACTCTACCTATCCCGACAGCCCGGAGCGTTTCGCCATTGGCGCGCCGCTGGCCCGCGCGCTGGGGCTGGGCCGCCTCGGGATCCACCATGAACGCCTGCCGCCAGGGCGTCGCACCTCCTATCCTCATGCCGAAAGCGATGAAGAGGAGTTTATCTTTGTGCTTGAGGGTTATCCCGAAGCCTGGATCAACGGTTATTTATGGAAGCTGGAGCCGGGAGACAGCGTTGGATTTCCTGCCGGGACGGGCGTCTGCCACACCTTTATTAATAATACCAGTGAAGAGGTGCGGTTATTAGTGGTGGGTGAAGCGAATAAAAAACATAACCGTATTTATTATCCGCTAAATGCGGTATATGCCGCCACGCGTGAAGATCGCTGGATCGATCATCCGCCGCAATTTTTTGGTCCGCATGACGGAAAACCAGGGCAAAAGTAA
- the zur gene encoding zinc uptake transcriptional repressor Zur, which translates to METTTMQALLAQAEKLCAQRNVRLTPQRLEVLRLLSLQNGAISAYDLLDLLRESEPQAKPPTVYRALDFLLEQGFVHKVESTNSYVLCHLFDQPTHTSAMFICDRCGSVKEEGAEGVEDIMHSLAAKMGFALRHNVIEAHGLCRNCVEVEACRHQENCQHDHSIQLKKKPR; encoded by the coding sequence ATGGAAACGACCACAATGCAGGCACTGTTAGCGCAAGCCGAAAAGCTGTGCGCGCAACGCAATGTGCGCCTGACTCCGCAGCGCCTTGAAGTGTTGCGCCTGCTGAGCCTGCAAAACGGGGCCATCAGCGCCTACGACCTGCTCGACCTGCTGCGTGAGAGCGAGCCACAGGCCAAGCCGCCGACCGTCTATCGGGCACTCGACTTCTTACTCGAGCAGGGTTTTGTGCATAAAGTGGAATCGACCAACAGTTACGTGCTGTGCCATCTGTTCGATCAGCCGACTCACACCTCAGCGATGTTCATCTGTGATCGCTGTGGCAGCGTGAAGGAAGAAGGTGCTGAAGGGGTGGAGGATATCATGCACAGCCTGGCGGCGAAGATGGGCTTTGCCCTGCGCCACAACGTGATTGAAGCGCACGGTCTGTGCCGTAACTGCGTTGAGGTGGAAGCCTGCCGGCATCAGGAAAATTGCCAGCACGATCACTCTATCCAGCTGAAGAAAAAGCCGCGCTAA
- a CDS encoding CsbD family protein, with the protein MNKDQVGGNWKQFKGKVKEQWGDLTDDDMTVIEGKRDQLVGKIQERYGYEKDQAEKEVGDWETRNNYRW; encoded by the coding sequence ATGAATAAAGACCAAGTCGGCGGTAACTGGAAGCAATTTAAAGGTAAAGTAAAAGAACAGTGGGGCGACCTGACTGATGATGACATGACCGTCATCGAAGGTAAACGTGACCAGCTGGTGGGTAAAATCCAGGAACGCTATGGTTATGAGAAAGACCAGGCAGAGAAAGAAGTTGGTGACTGGGAAACCCGTAACAACTATCGCTGGTAA
- the dinF gene encoding MATE family efflux transporter DinF — protein MSLLTASDKALWRLALPMIVSNISVPLLGLVDTAVIGHLDSPVYLGGVAIGATATSFLFMLLLFLRMSTTGLTAQAYGAKDPLRLARALVQPLILALGAGLLIVLLRTPLIDLALHIVGGSEAVLHQARRFLEIRWLSAPASLANLVLLGWLLGVQYARAPVILLVVGNLLNIVLDLWLVMGLQMNVQGAALATAIAEYATLLIGLWMVWRVLALRGISLALLKASWRGNIRKLLALNRDIMLRSLLLQLCFGTLTVMGARLGPEIIAVNAVLMTLLTFTAYALDGFAYAVEAHSGQAYGARESGQLREVWRAACRQSGLVALVFALVYALAGDRIVALLTSLPELRALASHYLIWQVILPVVGVWCYLLDGMFIGATRGAEMRNSMAVAAAGFGLTLFTLPWLGNHGLWLALSVFLALRGLSLGWIWHRHWRNGTWFS, from the coding sequence ATGTCTCTCCTGACTGCTTCAGACAAGGCGTTGTGGCGTCTTGCACTTCCCATGATCGTCTCCAATATCAGCGTCCCTCTGCTTGGGCTGGTGGATACGGCTGTAATTGGTCACCTCGATTCGCCCGTCTATCTCGGCGGTGTCGCCATCGGCGCAACGGCAACCAGCTTCCTGTTTATGCTGCTGCTCTTTTTGCGCATGAGCACCACCGGGCTCACCGCCCAGGCCTATGGCGCAAAGGATCCGCTGCGTCTGGCCCGCGCGCTGGTGCAGCCGTTGATCCTCGCCCTGGGTGCTGGACTGCTGATTGTGCTGTTGCGCACGCCGCTCATCGACCTGGCGCTGCATATCGTCGGCGGCAGCGAAGCCGTTCTCCATCAGGCGCGGCGCTTCCTTGAGATCCGCTGGCTCAGCGCCCCGGCATCGCTGGCGAACCTGGTGCTGCTCGGCTGGCTGCTGGGCGTACAGTATGCCCGGGCACCGGTGATCCTGCTGGTAGTGGGCAACCTGCTTAACATCGTGCTGGATCTTTGGCTGGTGATGGGCCTGCAGATGAACGTGCAGGGGGCCGCGCTGGCGACCGCGATCGCCGAGTACGCCACTCTGTTGATCGGACTGTGGATGGTCTGGCGGGTGCTGGCCCTGCGCGGTATTTCGCTGGCGCTGCTGAAAGCGAGCTGGCGGGGCAATATCCGTAAGCTGCTGGCGCTCAATCGCGACATCATGCTGCGCTCGCTGCTGCTGCAGCTCTGCTTCGGGACGCTGACGGTGATGGGCGCGCGGCTGGGCCCGGAGATCATCGCCGTTAACGCCGTGCTGATGACCCTGCTGACCTTTACCGCCTATGCGCTGGATGGCTTTGCCTATGCGGTCGAGGCGCACTCCGGCCAGGCCTACGGCGCGCGGGAAAGCGGCCAGCTACGTGAGGTGTGGCGGGCGGCCTGTCGTCAGTCCGGGCTGGTGGCGCTGGTCTTTGCCCTCGTCTATGCTCTGGCAGGCGATCGGATCGTTGCCCTGCTGACCTCGCTGCCCGAGCTGCGCGCTTTGGCAAGCCACTATCTTATCTGGCAGGTGATCCTGCCGGTGGTAGGGGTCTGGTGTTATTTGCTGGATGGCATGTTTATCGGCGCAACCCGCGGGGCAGAGATGCGCAACAGCATGGCCGTGGCGGCCGCCGGTTTCGGCCTGACGCTGTTCACCCTCCCGTGGCTGGGTAACCACGGCCTGTGGCTGGCCCTGAGCGTGTTCCTGGCCCTGCGGGGGCTCTCGCTGGGCTGGATTTGGCACCGGCACTGGCGCAACGGAACCTGGTTCTCGTAG
- the lexA gene encoding transcriptional repressor LexA, translating into MKALTTRQQEVFDLIRDHIGQTGMPPTRAEIAQRLGFRSPNAAEEHLKALARKGVLEIVSGASRGIRLLVEAEEGLPLVGRVAAGEPLLAQQHIEGHYQVDPGMFKPSADFLLRVSGMSMKDIGILDGDLLAVHKTQDVRNGQVVVARIDDEVTVKRLKKQGNTVQLLPENSEFSPIVVDLRENNFSIEGLAVGVIRNGEWL; encoded by the coding sequence ATGAAAGCGTTAACGACCAGGCAGCAAGAGGTGTTTGATCTCATTCGGGATCATATCGGCCAGACGGGTATGCCGCCGACGCGTGCAGAAATCGCGCAGCGTCTTGGCTTCCGTTCTCCAAATGCCGCCGAAGAGCACCTTAAGGCACTGGCGCGCAAGGGTGTGCTTGAGATTGTCTCCGGTGCGTCTCGCGGTATTCGCCTGCTGGTTGAAGCCGAAGAGGGCCTGCCGCTCGTCGGTCGCGTCGCCGCTGGTGAACCGCTGCTGGCGCAACAGCACATTGAAGGCCACTATCAGGTCGATCCGGGCATGTTCAAACCGAGCGCAGATTTTCTGCTGCGCGTAAGCGGCATGTCGATGAAAGATATCGGTATCCTGGACGGCGATCTGCTGGCGGTACATAAAACCCAGGACGTGCGTAATGGTCAGGTCGTGGTGGCGCGCATCGATGACGAAGTCACCGTTAAGCGCCTGAAAAAGCAGGGCAACACCGTGCAGCTGCTGCCGGAAAACAGCGAGTTTTCCCCGATTGTTGTCGACCTGCGTGAAAATAACTTCTCCATCGAAGGTCTGGCGGTTGGCGTCATCCGCAACGGTGAGTGGTTATAA
- a CDS encoding diacylglycerol kinase, translated as MANNTTGLTRIIKAAGYSWKGIRAAWINEAAFRQEGVAVVAAIIIACWLDVDPITRVLLIGSVMLVMIVEILNSAIEAVVDRIGSDFHELSGRAKDMGSAAVLMAIMVALFTWVTLLWGHLR; from the coding sequence ATGGCCAATAATACCACTGGGTTAACCCGAATCATTAAAGCTGCCGGCTATTCATGGAAGGGCATCCGTGCTGCCTGGATCAATGAAGCCGCATTTCGCCAGGAGGGTGTTGCGGTCGTCGCGGCGATTATCATTGCCTGCTGGCTGGACGTTGATCCCATTACCCGCGTACTCCTGATTGGCTCGGTGATGTTGGTGATGATAGTCGAAATTCTGAACAGTGCGATTGAGGCGGTAGTCGACCGCATCGGCTCTGACTTTCATGAGCTGTCGGGCCGGGCAAAAGATATGGGCTCTGCCGCCGTGCTGATGGCGATTATGGTTGCGTTGTTTACCTGGGTCACGCTGCTTTGGGGACATTTACGATAA